One window from the genome of Tachypleus tridentatus isolate NWPU-2018 chromosome 11, ASM421037v1, whole genome shotgun sequence encodes:
- the IntS6 gene encoding integrator complex subunit 6 isoform X2 encodes MLLTFEEPPAHIKAGWKENHSTFMNELKNLNAVGVTTMGPALRNAFDLLNVNRMQTGIDTYGQGRCPFYLEPSIIVVITDGGKLSSSDSQLNLPMSSMPGSELTKEPFRWDQRLFALVLRLAGTPYMERDSGSVVPPDSSPIDAMCEVTGGRSYAVTSHRVLMQCLESLVQKIQGGVVINFEKIGPDPPPVINEVYSETTEDKQVNESPNHRVPAVGQNGFGQQTLHSITSTAWQSCHKLIYVQRSAQKGYSVGHWPIPESFWPDLNSPALPPRTAHPVFKFTCTNSEPMVIDNLPFDKYELEPSPLTQFILSRKQPTVAWQVYVSGSHKSSELGHTFGYLKASTTLTCVNLFVLPYNYPTLLPLLDEFFKVHRCKAPKEWKQNFESYLKDMPLYYAAPLKRALQRMGAPSLVPENMENCLSYSILNYLKRLKNQAKSEYEKILLMVASNKQVSTESVRISLGIHRPSSHIQKLSDLCLTSNPCLASRFSSLISELNDFTDFNLAVKDKEMKTESYRNPFDISRISLLDQITRMRGNFLQTTLSRLTLQDADQLHSLPVGQMGNYQEYLKRMPTPLREVESTPVRQHMFGNPFKIEKRMMVDEADIDLVGGGSPQARGIKRLTDGVFGAPKPKRKPGPLPKDFCFKRPKVLHHCSMEIILLVLSLMPMKRKLQIKNKRLNKYL; translated from the exons ATGCTGCTCACTTTTGAAGAACCGCCTGCACACATCAAG GCTGGTTGGAAAGAAAATCATTCAACCTTTATGAATGAATTAAAAAACCTAAATGCTGTAGGAGTAACAACAATGGGTCCAGCACTGAGAAATGCCTTTGACTTGCTAAATGTGAATCGTATGCAAACAGGAATTGATACATATGGCCAAGGTCGATGTCCATTTTATTTAGAACCATCCATTATAGTAGTCATTACTGATGGTGGTAAACTCTCTTCTTCAGACTCTCAG tTGAACCTTCCAATGTCCTCCATGCCTGGATCTGAGCTAACCAAGGAGCCTTTCCGATGGGACCAAAGATTGTTTGCGTTAGTACTGCGTTTGGCTGGAACCCCTTACATGGAGCGAGACTCAGGGTCTGTAGTGCCCCCTGACAGTTCTCCAATTGATGCAATGTGTGAGGTTACAGGGG GACGATCTTATGCTGTCACTTCTCATAGAGTACTGATGCAGTGTTTAGAGTCATTGGTACAGAAGATCCAGGGTGGTGTGGTCATCAACTTTGAAAAAATTGGCCCTGATCCCCCTCCTGTTATTAATGAAGTATATTCAG AAACAACAGAAGATAAGCAAGTAAATGAATCACCAAACCATAGGGTACCAGCTGTAGGACAGAATGGGTTTGGACAACAAACACTTCATTCCATTACAAGTACAGCCTGGCAAAGTTGCCATAAACTGATTTATGTCCAGCGTTCTGCACAGAAAGGCTACTCAGTTGGTCATTGGCCAATTCCAGAGTCATTTTGGCCAGATCTCAACAGTCCAGCTTTG CCTCCAAGGACAGCTCATCCAGTCTTCAAATTTACATGTACAAATTCAGAACCAATGGTCATTGACAACCTTCCATTTGATAAATATGAACTTGAACCTAGTCCTTTAACTCAGTTCATACTCTCCAGAAAACAACCAACTGTTGCATGGCAG GTGTATGTAAGTGGCAGTCACAAAAGCAGTGAGCTTGGTCACACTTTTGGTTATCTAAAAGCCAGTACCACATTGACATGTGTCAATCTCTTTGTTCTGCCATATAACTATCCCACTCTTCTCCCATTGTTAG ATGAATTTTTCAAGGTTCACAGATGTAAGGCTCCTAAGGAATGGAAACAGAATTTTGAAAGCTATTTAAAAGACATGCCACTTTATTATGCAGCT CCACTAAAGAGGGCATTGCAACGAATGGGAGCCCCTAGCTTGGTTCCAGAAAACatggaaaactgtcttagttacAGTATTCTTAATTACCTGAAGAGACTTAAAAATCAG GCCAAAtcagaatatgaaaaaatattgttaatggttGCATCAAACAAACAAGTCAGCACAGAAAGTGTCCGGATCAGTCTTGGAATCCATCGTCCTAGTTCGCATATACAAAAGCTATCTGATCTTTGCTTAACATCAAATCCTTGTCTAGCAAGTAGATTCTCCAGTCTGATTTCAGAACTCAATGATTTCACTGATTTTAATTTGGCTGTAAAAGATAAGgaaatgaaaactgaaagttATAGGAATCCATTTGACATCTCCCGGATAAGTCTGCTTGACCAAATTACACGAATGAGAGGAAATTTCCTTCAGACTACATTATCACGTTTGACATTACAAGATGCAG atCAACTACACAGTTTGCCTGTTGGACAAATGGGGAATTATCaggaatatttaaaaagaatGCCAACGCCATTAAGAGAAGTTGAGTCAACTCCTGTCCGACAACATATGTTTGGAAATCCTTTCAAAATTGAAAAG CGTATGATGGTTGATGAAGCTGACATTGACCTAGTTGGAGGTGGAAGCCCACAAGCTAGAGGAATCAAGCGACTAACTGATGGAGTATTTGGTGCCccaaaaccaaaaagaaaaccAGGACCTCTACctaaagatttttgttttaagCGACCAAAAGTCCTTCACCACTGCAGTATGGAAATTATTTTGCTAGTCCTGTCATTGATGCCCATGAAAAGAAAACTTCAGATCAAAAACAAGAGATTAAACAAG TATTTGTAG
- the IntS6 gene encoding integrator complex subunit 6 isoform X1, with translation MTIILFLVDTSASMNQRTYLGARPTLLDVAKDAVERFIKIRQRDSASRGDRYMLLTFEEPPAHIKAGWKENHSTFMNELKNLNAVGVTTMGPALRNAFDLLNVNRMQTGIDTYGQGRCPFYLEPSIIVVITDGGKLSSSDSQLNLPMSSMPGSELTKEPFRWDQRLFALVLRLAGTPYMERDSGSVVPPDSSPIDAMCEVTGGRSYAVTSHRVLMQCLESLVQKIQGGVVINFEKIGPDPPPVINEVYSETTEDKQVNESPNHRVPAVGQNGFGQQTLHSITSTAWQSCHKLIYVQRSAQKGYSVGHWPIPESFWPDLNSPALPPRTAHPVFKFTCTNSEPMVIDNLPFDKYELEPSPLTQFILSRKQPTVAWQVYVSGSHKSSELGHTFGYLKASTTLTCVNLFVLPYNYPTLLPLLDEFFKVHRCKAPKEWKQNFESYLKDMPLYYAAPLKRALQRMGAPSLVPENMENCLSYSILNYLKRLKNQAKSEYEKILLMVASNKQVSTESVRISLGIHRPSSHIQKLSDLCLTSNPCLASRFSSLISELNDFTDFNLAVKDKEMKTESYRNPFDISRISLLDQITRMRGNFLQTTLSRLTLQDADQLHSLPVGQMGNYQEYLKRMPTPLREVESTPVRQHMFGNPFKIEKRMMVDEADIDLVGGGSPQARGIKRLTDGVFGAPKPKRKPGPLPKDFCFKRPKVLHHCSMEIILLVLSLMPMKRKLQIKNKRLNKYL, from the exons ATAAGACAGCGAGACTCTGCTAGTAGAGGAGACAGGTACATGCTGCTCACTTTTGAAGAACCGCCTGCACACATCAAG GCTGGTTGGAAAGAAAATCATTCAACCTTTATGAATGAATTAAAAAACCTAAATGCTGTAGGAGTAACAACAATGGGTCCAGCACTGAGAAATGCCTTTGACTTGCTAAATGTGAATCGTATGCAAACAGGAATTGATACATATGGCCAAGGTCGATGTCCATTTTATTTAGAACCATCCATTATAGTAGTCATTACTGATGGTGGTAAACTCTCTTCTTCAGACTCTCAG tTGAACCTTCCAATGTCCTCCATGCCTGGATCTGAGCTAACCAAGGAGCCTTTCCGATGGGACCAAAGATTGTTTGCGTTAGTACTGCGTTTGGCTGGAACCCCTTACATGGAGCGAGACTCAGGGTCTGTAGTGCCCCCTGACAGTTCTCCAATTGATGCAATGTGTGAGGTTACAGGGG GACGATCTTATGCTGTCACTTCTCATAGAGTACTGATGCAGTGTTTAGAGTCATTGGTACAGAAGATCCAGGGTGGTGTGGTCATCAACTTTGAAAAAATTGGCCCTGATCCCCCTCCTGTTATTAATGAAGTATATTCAG AAACAACAGAAGATAAGCAAGTAAATGAATCACCAAACCATAGGGTACCAGCTGTAGGACAGAATGGGTTTGGACAACAAACACTTCATTCCATTACAAGTACAGCCTGGCAAAGTTGCCATAAACTGATTTATGTCCAGCGTTCTGCACAGAAAGGCTACTCAGTTGGTCATTGGCCAATTCCAGAGTCATTTTGGCCAGATCTCAACAGTCCAGCTTTG CCTCCAAGGACAGCTCATCCAGTCTTCAAATTTACATGTACAAATTCAGAACCAATGGTCATTGACAACCTTCCATTTGATAAATATGAACTTGAACCTAGTCCTTTAACTCAGTTCATACTCTCCAGAAAACAACCAACTGTTGCATGGCAG GTGTATGTAAGTGGCAGTCACAAAAGCAGTGAGCTTGGTCACACTTTTGGTTATCTAAAAGCCAGTACCACATTGACATGTGTCAATCTCTTTGTTCTGCCATATAACTATCCCACTCTTCTCCCATTGTTAG ATGAATTTTTCAAGGTTCACAGATGTAAGGCTCCTAAGGAATGGAAACAGAATTTTGAAAGCTATTTAAAAGACATGCCACTTTATTATGCAGCT CCACTAAAGAGGGCATTGCAACGAATGGGAGCCCCTAGCTTGGTTCCAGAAAACatggaaaactgtcttagttacAGTATTCTTAATTACCTGAAGAGACTTAAAAATCAG GCCAAAtcagaatatgaaaaaatattgttaatggttGCATCAAACAAACAAGTCAGCACAGAAAGTGTCCGGATCAGTCTTGGAATCCATCGTCCTAGTTCGCATATACAAAAGCTATCTGATCTTTGCTTAACATCAAATCCTTGTCTAGCAAGTAGATTCTCCAGTCTGATTTCAGAACTCAATGATTTCACTGATTTTAATTTGGCTGTAAAAGATAAGgaaatgaaaactgaaagttATAGGAATCCATTTGACATCTCCCGGATAAGTCTGCTTGACCAAATTACACGAATGAGAGGAAATTTCCTTCAGACTACATTATCACGTTTGACATTACAAGATGCAG atCAACTACACAGTTTGCCTGTTGGACAAATGGGGAATTATCaggaatatttaaaaagaatGCCAACGCCATTAAGAGAAGTTGAGTCAACTCCTGTCCGACAACATATGTTTGGAAATCCTTTCAAAATTGAAAAG CGTATGATGGTTGATGAAGCTGACATTGACCTAGTTGGAGGTGGAAGCCCACAAGCTAGAGGAATCAAGCGACTAACTGATGGAGTATTTGGTGCCccaaaaccaaaaagaaaaccAGGACCTCTACctaaagatttttgttttaagCGACCAAAAGTCCTTCACCACTGCAGTATGGAAATTATTTTGCTAGTCCTGTCATTGATGCCCATGAAAAGAAAACTTCAGATCAAAAACAAGAGATTAAACAAG TATTTGTAG